From the genome of Pukyongia salina, one region includes:
- a CDS encoding rhomboid family intramembrane serine protease, with product MAKESNLQFTNDVIIYPLMMVMSLWIIFWAEFRFGWHLKYYGIYPQKIEGLRGIIFGPFIHADLQHLFNNSIPLLVLGTALFYFYRNLRWRVLILGTILTGLLTWIIGRPALHIGASGVVYLLAAFLFFKGIFSKQYQLTALAFVVVFLYGSLLWYIFPMDPKISWEGHLSGFAVGFVFALLFKSSPLPKPKYAWEEENFDPENDPFLRHFDEDGNFIEHIPEEEITREEESKVIIRYTFRNKEKKGGESSD from the coding sequence ATGGCGAAAGAATCGAATTTACAATTTACCAATGATGTGATCATCTACCCGTTGATGATGGTGATGAGCCTGTGGATAATTTTTTGGGCTGAATTTCGCTTTGGCTGGCACCTTAAGTATTATGGTATCTATCCACAAAAGATAGAAGGGTTAAGAGGAATCATTTTTGGTCCTTTTATTCACGCAGACCTGCAACATTTGTTCAATAACAGCATTCCGTTATTGGTGCTGGGGACAGCTTTATTTTATTTTTATAGAAACCTGCGATGGAGAGTACTCATTCTGGGGACTATTTTAACCGGATTACTTACCTGGATCATTGGTCGACCGGCGCTACACATTGGAGCCAGCGGAGTGGTATACCTTTTAGCCGCCTTTCTATTCTTTAAAGGAATATTCTCTAAACAATACCAATTAACGGCTTTGGCTTTCGTAGTGGTATTTTTATACGGAAGTTTGCTGTGGTATATTTTCCCTATGGATCCCAAGATTTCATGGGAGGGCCATTTATCCGGGTTTGCCGTAGGATTTGTTTTCGCGTTACTATTTAAAAGCAGCCCTTTGCCAAAACCAAAGTATGCGTGGGAGGAAGAGAATTTCGATCCCGAAAACGATCCGTTTCTCAGGCATTTCGACGAGGACGGAAATTTTATAGAACACATTCCTGAGGAGGAAATAACGAGAGAGGAAGAGTCTAAGGTGATTATTCGATATACCTTCAGAAATAAAGAAAAGAAAGGTGGGGAATCTTCAGATTAA
- a CDS encoding YjjG family noncanonical pyrimidine nucleotidase: MNKSITDVFFDLDHTLWDFDRNSELAFSRLFKSHQIKLQLSEFIKVYEPINFEYWKLYRENLVTKQELRRGRFRDAFLPFGISFSMEELDAMAVTYIDELPKDNYLLEGAIEILEYLNPRYQLHIITNGFAEVQALKLQNSRISHFFNTVTSSEEVGLKKPHPVIFETALDKASVPPHRSIMIGDTFEADILGAEKVGMHTLFYNYRKVIVPDTYSVVNHLYEIKTHL, encoded by the coding sequence ATGAATAAATCGATAACAGACGTTTTCTTCGACCTGGACCATACGCTATGGGATTTCGATCGAAATTCGGAGCTCGCATTCTCACGATTGTTCAAGTCGCACCAGATCAAGCTACAACTTTCAGAATTTATAAAAGTCTACGAACCCATCAATTTCGAATACTGGAAATTGTACAGGGAAAATCTGGTGACCAAGCAGGAGTTGCGGCGAGGACGTTTTAGGGATGCCTTTCTGCCTTTTGGGATTTCCTTTTCCATGGAGGAACTCGATGCTATGGCAGTAACCTATATAGACGAGTTACCTAAAGACAATTATTTATTAGAGGGGGCTATCGAAATACTGGAATATCTTAATCCCCGATATCAATTGCATATTATTACCAACGGATTTGCAGAAGTTCAGGCACTTAAACTTCAGAATAGTAGAATTTCACACTTTTTCAATACGGTTACTTCATCTGAAGAGGTAGGGTTAAAGAAACCTCATCCTGTTATATTTGAAACGGCTCTTGATAAAGCATCGGTTCCTCCGCATCGAAGTATAATGATAGGAGATACCTTCGAGGCGGATATTCTGGGTGCTGAAAAAGTAGGAATGCACACCTTGTTTTATAATTATCGCAAAGTTATTGTTCCAGATACCTATAGTGTGGTGAATCATCTTTACGAGATTAAAACCCACTTGTAG
- a CDS encoding UDP-N-acetylmuramate--L-alanine ligase — MRVHFIAIGGSAMHNLALALHAKGYHVTGSDDTIFDPSKTRLEKKGLLPEAFGWFPEKISNSLDAVILGMHAKADNPELLKAKELDLTIYSYPEFLYQQAKHKTRVVIGGSHGKTTITSMILHVMHYHDREVDYMVGAQLEGFETMVRLTEDADFMVLEGDEYLSSPIDRRPKFHLYKPNIALLSGIAWDHINVFPTYENYVEQFDIFVNEITNGGAIVYNQEDPEVKKVVEGSPNPIKKYPYKTPAYQVENGTTLLQSPEGLMPVEIFGKHNLNNLEGARWICQLMGIDADDFYEAIASFSGASKRLEKLAESATSVAYKDFAHSPSKVMATTRAVKDQYPDRQLLACLELHTYSSLNPEFLYEYNSALDAADTAVVFYSPHAVEIKKLQPISEEQIAKAFQRDDLVIFTDPSKFKEYLFSQNMENKSLLLMSSGNYGGLDFEAVKSLF; from the coding sequence ATGCGAGTACATTTTATTGCTATTGGCGGAAGTGCCATGCACAACCTGGCTTTAGCCTTACACGCTAAAGGTTACCATGTAACGGGTAGCGATGATACCATCTTCGACCCATCCAAGACAAGGTTGGAAAAAAAAGGATTACTGCCGGAGGCCTTCGGTTGGTTTCCGGAAAAGATCAGCAACAGTCTAGATGCAGTAATCCTGGGGATGCACGCCAAAGCCGATAACCCGGAACTACTAAAAGCCAAAGAACTCGATCTTACTATTTATTCGTATCCGGAGTTCCTTTATCAGCAGGCAAAGCATAAAACCCGGGTGGTCATTGGTGGTTCTCATGGCAAAACAACCATCACTTCCATGATCTTGCATGTAATGCATTACCACGACAGGGAAGTAGACTATATGGTAGGGGCCCAATTGGAAGGATTCGAGACTATGGTACGCCTTACCGAGGATGCCGATTTTATGGTTTTGGAAGGCGATGAATACCTCTCATCACCCATAGACCGACGACCAAAATTTCATCTGTATAAACCCAATATAGCCTTGTTAAGCGGGATCGCTTGGGATCACATCAACGTATTCCCTACTTATGAGAATTATGTAGAGCAGTTCGACATCTTTGTTAACGAGATCACAAACGGAGGTGCCATTGTATACAACCAGGAGGATCCCGAAGTAAAAAAAGTGGTAGAAGGCTCTCCTAACCCCATCAAGAAATACCCATATAAAACTCCTGCTTACCAGGTGGAAAATGGTACTACACTTCTCCAATCACCAGAGGGACTCATGCCCGTAGAGATCTTTGGGAAGCACAATCTCAATAATCTTGAAGGGGCTCGATGGATCTGCCAGTTGATGGGAATAGATGCCGACGATTTCTATGAGGCTATTGCCTCGTTCAGCGGTGCGAGTAAGCGTCTCGAAAAGTTAGCCGAATCTGCCACTTCGGTGGCATACAAGGATTTTGCGCATTCTCCCAGTAAGGTGATGGCAACCACACGGGCAGTGAAGGACCAATATCCCGATAGGCAGCTGCTGGCCTGTCTGGAATTGCACACTTACAGTAGTCTCAACCCCGAGTTCTTATATGAGTACAATTCGGCGCTCGATGCAGCAGATACTGCCGTGGTATTTTACTCTCCCCACGCCGTGGAGATCAAGAAGCTACAGCCTATTTCGGAAGAACAAATTGCAAAAGCTTTCCAGAGGGACGACCTGGTAATTTTCACAGACCCTTCAAAATTCAAAGAGTATCTGTTCTCTCAAAACATGGAGAATAAATCGCTGTTATTAATGAGTAGTGGTAATTATGGCGGTTTAGATTTCGAAGCGGTAAAGTCACTTTTTTAA
- a CDS encoding DUF1569 domain-containing protein, which translates to MKSILDRDTFQEIQNRLSQLNENSERQWGKMTPAQMLRHCQGPLNIMLKHDDYNLKPNWFFNTFFKKAMYNDRLWRKNLPTVKVFKQTEERDFTQEKAKLDALLDEIGSQLDKQDWGDHPSFGKFTNEQWGKMQYKHLDHHLRQFGL; encoded by the coding sequence ATGAAATCCATATTAGACAGAGATACCTTTCAAGAAATACAGAACAGGCTTAGCCAATTGAATGAAAATTCGGAAAGGCAATGGGGAAAAATGACTCCCGCCCAAATGCTTCGCCATTGCCAGGGACCTCTAAACATCATGCTAAAACATGACGATTATAACCTGAAGCCTAATTGGTTCTTTAATACGTTTTTCAAAAAAGCGATGTATAACGACAGATTATGGCGCAAGAATCTGCCTACGGTAAAGGTATTCAAGCAAACTGAAGAGCGAGATTTTACGCAAGAAAAAGCAAAGCTGGATGCGCTTCTGGATGAGATCGGATCTCAATTGGACAAGCAGGATTGGGGAGATCACCCCTCTTTTGGAAAATTCACCAATGAACAATGGGGTAAAATGCAATATAAGCATCTGGATCATCATTTGCGACAATTTGGTTTATAA
- a CDS encoding DUF7033 domain-containing protein encodes MLLIFSQQITPRLDFIFKHVCTRILELEIGFTSVIEEFIAHQGPKLSYAKQPMGNEMFVQSYGLLEQSGVEDLEVQVKPWDETFSFFQVGEKSDLPFDIFSAAFYLLSRYEEYLPHVKDSLGRFPATESLGYREGFLLQPVVDIWAYKFMTVLQQKFSDVPFPKKNGKIHSLIKIEQPYLYIQKGFVRSLAGYLKDIGKFKFKSAFKRSRVLLGIGKDPYSVYDWIVSVSKQSKNSITAFFLLGDHPSLKDGFNSRRKKFKLLLKYFNDYNEVGLLFSYQALNDTEILKLEKRQLEETTLRTLRSSMNSDYLVVLPELYRMLVEQEIERDFSMVYEDTPGFRAGTCTPFLFYDLDYEIKTPLVIHPVAFTTEGFNNKYESDSLQRISAMQQLVLGLNGTFSIFFNIRDFTDEKSNAIWRNLFEQQLHAHE; translated from the coding sequence ATGCTGTTAATCTTTTCGCAACAAATCACACCTCGCCTCGATTTTATTTTTAAGCATGTCTGTACACGTATTCTCGAACTGGAGATAGGTTTCACATCGGTTATTGAAGAGTTTATCGCTCATCAGGGGCCGAAACTATCTTACGCAAAACAACCCATGGGTAACGAAATGTTCGTGCAAAGTTACGGCTTGCTCGAACAGAGTGGAGTAGAGGACCTTGAAGTACAAGTAAAGCCATGGGATGAGACCTTTAGTTTTTTTCAAGTTGGAGAGAAAAGCGATCTGCCTTTCGATATTTTTTCAGCCGCCTTTTACCTGTTAAGCCGCTATGAAGAATATCTTCCTCATGTAAAAGATTCCCTGGGAAGATTTCCGGCTACCGAAAGTCTGGGATATCGGGAAGGATTTTTACTGCAACCTGTGGTCGATATCTGGGCTTATAAATTCATGACGGTGCTTCAACAAAAGTTTTCGGATGTACCATTTCCAAAGAAAAATGGGAAGATACACTCCCTCATAAAGATAGAACAACCCTATTTGTATATTCAGAAAGGGTTTGTAAGATCCCTGGCCGGTTATTTAAAAGATATCGGGAAATTTAAGTTTAAAAGTGCATTCAAACGCAGCCGCGTGCTTTTAGGTATTGGAAAAGATCCGTATAGTGTGTACGACTGGATCGTTTCTGTAAGCAAACAAAGTAAAAACTCCATAACAGCATTCTTTTTACTTGGCGATCATCCCAGTTTGAAGGATGGTTTCAACTCACGGAGGAAAAAGTTTAAACTGCTTCTTAAATATTTCAACGATTATAACGAGGTTGGGCTGTTGTTCTCCTATCAGGCCCTCAACGATACCGAGATATTGAAACTGGAGAAACGACAGCTTGAGGAAACTACATTGAGAACTCTCAGGTCTTCGATGAATTCAGACTATCTCGTTGTATTGCCGGAGCTGTACAGGATGTTGGTAGAGCAGGAAATAGAGAGGGATTTCTCTATGGTGTATGAGGATACTCCCGGTTTTAGAGCGGGAACCTGTACTCCTTTCCTATTCTACGACCTCGATTATGAAATTAAAACACCTCTTGTAATTCATCCGGTTGCATTCACTACAGAAGGCTTTAACAATAAATACGAATCGGACAGCTTGCAGCGTATATCGGCCATGCAACAGTTGGTGCTGGGCCTAAATGGTACGTTCTCAATCTTCTTTAATATTAGGGATTTTACCGATGAGAAAAGTAACGCTATCTGGCGAAATTTATTTGAACAACAATTACATGCTCATGAATAA
- a CDS encoding FMN-binding negative transcriptional regulator, translating into MYPPPYHQSHDRSKMIEVVKTFPFGILVTAQNSNSFITHIPVIYNEDSGRLVAHIDAQNPQVTTLTDGAKATVVFKGPDCYISPSVYSTEQLPTWNYIIVHLSGIIHRITAPELVKKTMIDMTAFLEGSRPKFILEKDNPKMDRMVNYIKAFEIEITQWEGKFKLSQDKNDTDYALAKTELIRQCKNGYKEFIDTIYDRLEVS; encoded by the coding sequence ATGTACCCTCCTCCCTATCATCAATCTCATGATCGATCCAAGATGATCGAAGTAGTGAAGACCTTTCCGTTCGGAATACTGGTCACTGCACAAAACAGCAACTCTTTTATAACGCATATCCCAGTTATCTACAATGAGGACTCAGGGCGCCTTGTAGCGCATATCGATGCCCAGAACCCACAGGTAACCACTCTAACCGATGGCGCGAAAGCTACTGTAGTTTTTAAAGGACCCGACTGCTATATTTCTCCCTCAGTATACTCCACAGAGCAATTACCTACCTGGAATTACATTATAGTTCATCTAAGTGGGATCATTCACAGAATAACCGCTCCCGAGTTAGTAAAGAAAACCATGATCGATATGACGGCCTTTTTAGAAGGAAGTCGTCCAAAATTCATCCTTGAGAAAGACAACCCTAAAATGGATAGGATGGTAAATTATATCAAGGCTTTCGAAATTGAGATCACCCAATGGGAGGGGAAGTTCAAACTTTCACAGGATAAAAATGATACAGATTATGCGCTAGCCAAAACAGAGCTCATACGGCAATGTAAGAATGGATATAAAGAATTTATCGATACTATCTACGACCGCCTGGAGGTGTCGTAA
- the radC gene encoding RadC family protein codes for MYNTKDSFSIKCWNEDDRPREKLVKKGKTAVSDAELIAILLGSGSRDESAVSLAKRILARAENNLNALGKLSVKDLCKFKGVGEVKAINIIAALELGNRRRAQQALELRKITSSVSVFELMQPLIGQLDHEEFWVVYLNNSNKVIQTKQLSKGGITGTLVDIRIAFRQALELGAVALIMAHNHPSGALKPSESDIKLTAKIKKAGESLDISILDHLIITEKAYFSFADEQML; via the coding sequence ATGTATAATACAAAAGATTCTTTCTCCATTAAATGTTGGAACGAGGACGACCGCCCTCGAGAAAAATTGGTCAAAAAGGGAAAAACGGCTGTAAGCGATGCCGAACTTATTGCCATACTTCTAGGGTCCGGTAGCAGGGATGAAAGTGCTGTAAGCCTCGCAAAAAGAATACTGGCAAGGGCCGAGAACAATCTTAATGCACTTGGGAAATTAAGTGTGAAAGATCTTTGCAAGTTCAAAGGAGTGGGCGAAGTTAAAGCCATTAATATTATTGCTGCCCTCGAATTAGGTAACCGTCGCCGTGCACAGCAGGCACTCGAACTTCGTAAAATTACCTCGAGTGTTTCGGTTTTCGAACTCATGCAACCCTTGATCGGGCAACTGGACCATGAAGAATTCTGGGTGGTTTATCTCAATAATTCCAATAAGGTGATACAAACTAAACAGCTTAGTAAAGGGGGTATTACGGGAACGCTGGTCGATATACGTATTGCGTTTAGACAGGCCTTAGAATTAGGCGCCGTTGCATTAATCATGGCACATAATCATCCCAGTGGAGCCTTAAAGCCCAGTGAAAGTGATATAAAATTAACCGCCAAGATCAAAAAAGCGGGAGAAAGTCTGGATATAAGCATTCTGGATCATCTTATAATAACCGAAAAAGCGTATTTTAGCTTTGCTGATGAACAAATGCTTTAA
- a CDS encoding tetratricopeptide repeat protein, whose product MKKLLLFLLFPALICAQTSFQQAEEYFNNEQFNKAKPLFKEYLKHNPNHVKTREYLGDIAGYAKDWDTAISYYEPLVEEDPKNANYHFKYGGAMGMKALEISRIRALGYVGDIKSSFETAAKLDPLHIEVRWALVEFYIQLPGIIGGSERKAIKYANELLKISPVDGYLANGYIAEYSERPQDAERYYKKAIEVGGSAHTYEKLTNLYETNNRPEEAIQTASVSLKKHKRNSLNYQIGKIAAQYNLNAELGINCLQKYIENHSVRDGVPKDWAYYRLAQIYKNLGKKDKALQWINKALADRPDFKEAREEKQQILSL is encoded by the coding sequence ATGAAGAAATTGTTGTTGTTTTTACTCTTTCCAGCCCTGATCTGTGCTCAAACCTCATTTCAGCAAGCAGAAGAATACTTCAATAATGAGCAATTCAACAAGGCAAAACCTTTGTTTAAGGAATACCTGAAACACAACCCCAATCACGTGAAAACCCGGGAATACCTGGGGGATATTGCCGGCTATGCTAAAGATTGGGACACCGCCATCTCGTATTACGAACCCCTGGTGGAGGAAGATCCCAAAAATGCCAATTATCACTTTAAATATGGTGGTGCAATGGGTATGAAAGCGCTGGAAATAAGTAGGATTAGAGCCCTTGGGTATGTGGGAGATATTAAAAGTTCCTTCGAAACAGCCGCAAAACTCGATCCCTTACATATTGAAGTTCGCTGGGCGCTGGTTGAGTTTTATATCCAGCTTCCCGGAATAATTGGAGGAAGCGAGCGCAAAGCCATAAAATACGCCAACGAACTGCTTAAGATCTCCCCTGTGGACGGGTACCTGGCCAACGGTTACATAGCCGAATACAGCGAAAGACCGCAAGATGCAGAAAGGTACTATAAAAAGGCTATTGAAGTGGGCGGATCTGCTCATACCTACGAAAAACTCACCAATCTGTATGAGACCAACAACAGGCCCGAGGAAGCAATTCAAACGGCTTCTGTATCCCTAAAGAAGCATAAACGAAACAGCCTTAATTATCAGATCGGAAAGATCGCTGCTCAATACAACCTTAACGCCGAGTTAGGAATTAATTGTCTTCAGAAATACATAGAAAACCACTCTGTACGGGACGGTGTGCCTAAAGATTGGGCCTATTACCGCCTGGCACAGATATATAAGAACTTAGGCAAGAAGGATAAGGCCCTGCAATGGATAAATAAAGCCCTGGCAGATCGACCAGATTTTAAAGAAGCCCGGGAGGAGAAACAACAAATATTGTCCCTTTAA
- a CDS encoding replication-associated recombination protein A, which translates to MNKPLAERIRPRTLEDYISQEHLVGPKGALHSQLKSGMLSSMIFWGPPGTGKTTLASIIANTSERPFYTLSAVDSGVAAVREVINRAKKSDDLFTAKNPILFIDEVHRFSKSQQDSLLGAVEKGWITLIGATTENPSFEVIPALLSRCQVYILKPFSKKDLEALLNRAIIADELLSKKKITLKETDALLRLSGGDARKLLNILELLVNSEDTSQVEITNERVQQKVQKNTVLYDKAGEQHYDIISAFIKSIRGSDPNAAVYWLARMIEGGEDVKFIARRMLILASEDIGNANPTALVIANSTFQAVNTIGYPEARIILSQCAIYLATSAKSNASYKAIGAAQQTVRQTGDLSVPLSIRNAPTKLMKELGYGEDYQYAHNYEGNFVTHEFLPEEIAGTTFYKPGNNKRESALRDYLKGLWKDKYDF; encoded by the coding sequence ATGAATAAACCCCTTGCAGAACGAATAAGGCCAAGAACTCTGGAAGACTATATTAGTCAGGAACACCTCGTTGGCCCTAAAGGAGCGCTTCACTCCCAGTTGAAATCCGGCATGTTGTCATCGATGATATTCTGGGGTCCTCCCGGCACGGGAAAAACCACCCTTGCATCTATTATCGCAAATACCTCCGAACGGCCTTTCTATACCTTGAGCGCCGTGGACAGCGGTGTGGCTGCGGTTAGAGAAGTAATAAATAGAGCCAAAAAAAGCGACGACCTTTTTACCGCTAAGAATCCGATCCTTTTTATAGATGAGGTCCACCGTTTTAGCAAATCACAGCAGGATTCGCTTTTAGGAGCCGTAGAGAAGGGATGGATCACTCTTATAGGGGCTACCACCGAAAATCCGAGTTTCGAGGTAATTCCCGCCTTATTGTCGCGTTGTCAGGTTTATATATTGAAGCCCTTCAGCAAAAAAGACCTTGAAGCATTGCTCAACCGCGCCATTATTGCAGATGAATTACTATCTAAGAAAAAAATAACTCTTAAGGAAACAGATGCCTTACTAAGACTATCCGGGGGTGATGCCCGCAAACTATTAAACATCCTGGAGTTGCTGGTAAATTCGGAAGATACCAGTCAGGTTGAGATTACCAATGAAAGGGTGCAGCAAAAAGTTCAGAAGAATACTGTCTTATACGACAAGGCCGGTGAACAACATTACGACATCATTTCTGCATTTATTAAATCCATTCGAGGCAGTGACCCAAATGCTGCGGTTTATTGGCTTGCGCGGATGATAGAAGGCGGAGAGGATGTAAAATTTATCGCCAGGCGCATGTTGATCTTAGCTTCCGAAGACATTGGAAATGCCAATCCTACCGCTTTAGTTATCGCAAACAGCACATTTCAGGCGGTGAATACAATTGGATATCCGGAAGCTCGCATTATACTCAGCCAATGCGCTATTTATCTCGCTACTTCGGCCAAAAGTAATGCTTCGTATAAGGCCATAGGAGCTGCTCAACAAACAGTGAGGCAAACCGGGGATCTGTCTGTGCCTCTGTCTATAAGAAATGCGCCTACTAAATTGATGAAGGAATTAGGTTATGGGGAAGACTATCAATATGCCCATAATTATGAGGGAAATTTTGTAACTCACGAATTTCTTCCCGAAGAAATAGCCGGGACCACTTTTTATAAACCTGGCAATAATAAAAGGGAAAGCGCACTAAGAGACTATTTAAAAGGGCTTTGGAAAGACAAGTACGATTTCTAG
- a CDS encoding DUF4136 domain-containing protein yields the protein MKIFLTLVLSVLVLSCGATVAVDYDDSTDFNQYKTYNFYPDIESGLNELDDKRIIKITDSLLQQRGFVRSESPHFYINFFASEFLSNSRNTIGIGVGGGGGNVGVGVSGGIPIGGRVVNQRLTMDFVDTTADDLIWQAVADGELKEKASPAKKEAHYVLVISKILKKYPPKTK from the coding sequence ATGAAAATTTTTCTTACACTAGTTCTGTCGGTACTGGTACTTTCCTGTGGAGCTACAGTAGCAGTAGATTATGACGATTCCACAGATTTTAACCAATACAAGACGTATAACTTCTATCCCGATATAGAATCCGGTCTGAACGAACTGGACGATAAGCGCATTATAAAGATCACAGACAGCCTGCTACAGCAGCGTGGTTTTGTGCGTTCAGAGTCGCCACATTTCTATATTAACTTCTTTGCATCGGAGTTTTTGTCGAATTCGCGAAACACCATTGGAATAGGTGTTGGAGGAGGCGGAGGTAACGTAGGGGTAGGAGTGAGCGGTGGAATTCCCATTGGCGGACGAGTGGTGAACCAGCGTCTTACAATGGATTTTGTCGATACCACTGCAGATGATCTTATCTGGCAAGCTGTGGCCGATGGTGAACTGAAAGAAAAGGCTTCCCCGGCCAAAAAAGAGGCGCACTACGTGTTAGTAATCTCTAAGATCCTTAAAAAATACCCCCCAAAGACGAAATAA
- a CDS encoding DUF5723 family protein encodes MALSLSVCFAQNKQILYGFEEVPQNLLLNPGAKVPQKMHFGIPFLSQIHVNGGSSGVTVFDIFGESNVDINTRIRNKIFELKNTDFFTATQQLEIINFGWRASNEMYFSGGIYQELDFISYFPRDLAILAWEGNRDYLDYPFDLGELSATADLLTVYHFGVNKQLGKKLTAGLRLKLYSSMMSIRSTNNQGTFVTTLGGAESNNIYEHTVSNAEVTVNTSGIASLDGMDSADIPGEVIGRAFFGGNFGLGLDLGATYEINRDLTASASILDLGAVFHSKDAETYQATGTYTLDGIELIFPPLSAGQPTLPYYDNLEDEIEEEIPIDTITSGYTQFRPVKMNASVKYSFGKAVGKGVDCDCRNMGGSIERQQAVGLQFYSIFRPKGPQMAGTLFYYRRLWDFLAAKATYTVDSYSYSNVGLGLATDIGKFNFYIAADNLLRYGNLAKAKSVSLQLGFNIKFYEE; translated from the coding sequence ATGGCTCTAAGCCTATCGGTGTGCTTTGCACAAAATAAACAGATACTTTACGGATTTGAGGAGGTCCCACAAAACCTATTGTTGAATCCTGGTGCCAAGGTGCCTCAAAAAATGCATTTTGGGATTCCGTTCCTTTCACAAATTCATGTAAACGGAGGATCATCGGGTGTTACTGTGTTCGATATCTTTGGAGAATCTAATGTCGATATAAATACTCGTATCAGGAATAAGATATTCGAACTTAAGAACACAGATTTCTTTACAGCCACACAACAATTGGAGATCATTAATTTTGGCTGGCGAGCGAGCAACGAAATGTATTTTTCCGGGGGAATATACCAGGAACTGGATTTTATAAGCTATTTCCCCAGGGATCTGGCTATCCTGGCCTGGGAAGGTAACAGGGATTATCTCGATTATCCTTTCGATCTAGGTGAACTAAGTGCTACAGCCGATCTCCTTACCGTCTATCATTTTGGCGTTAATAAACAACTTGGGAAGAAACTCACAGCCGGCCTGCGACTAAAATTGTATTCCAGTATGATGAGCATTCGAAGCACGAACAACCAGGGGACATTTGTAACCACTTTAGGAGGTGCGGAAAGTAACAATATATACGAACACACAGTAAGTAATGCAGAAGTTACTGTTAATACCTCAGGGATCGCCTCTCTGGACGGGATGGATAGTGCCGATATACCGGGGGAGGTTATAGGCCGTGCCTTCTTTGGAGGGAATTTTGGGCTGGGCCTGGACCTGGGCGCAACTTACGAGATTAACAGGGACCTCACAGCTAGTGCCAGTATACTTGATCTAGGTGCTGTTTTTCATTCGAAGGACGCAGAAACTTATCAGGCAACAGGCACCTATACCCTGGATGGGATAGAATTGATATTCCCGCCACTAAGTGCTGGACAGCCTACCCTGCCGTATTACGACAACCTGGAAGACGAGATCGAAGAAGAAATTCCTATCGATACGATAACCAGTGGCTATACCCAGTTTAGACCTGTTAAGATGAATGCGTCTGTTAAATATAGCTTCGGAAAAGCAGTAGGGAAAGGGGTGGATTGTGATTGCAGGAATATGGGCGGCAGTATTGAAAGACAACAGGCTGTGGGACTACAATTCTACAGTATATTTAGACCGAAGGGCCCTCAAATGGCCGGTACGCTGTTCTATTATCGCAGATTATGGGATTTTCTAGCAGCAAAGGCTACCTATACGGTAGATTCGTATAGCTACTCTAATGTGGGACTTGGACTTGCTACCGATATTGGTAAATTCAATTTTTATATTGCGGCCGATAACTTGCTACGCTACGGCAACTTGGCAAAGGCAAAAAGTGTATCTTTACAGCTGGGCTTCAATATAAAATTTTACGAAGAATGA